In Pleuronectes platessa chromosome 5, fPlePla1.1, whole genome shotgun sequence, a single genomic region encodes these proteins:
- the LOC128440399 gene encoding B-cell receptor CD22-like, giving the protein MKQQKMKKGASYTGYFHRSARVSCAVKGLEDFRSTSMLVRSLIDWSVSYTSTEICAFRGSTVDINCIYTYPSWWNGLHTTVNKTFWFIKVSNGIHVDLRTDPEYSGRVENLCGNNKCTLRISNLRESDSAVYKFMFTTNQPTGNLTGSAGVTLNVTDPQLQVHVRRSTANPSSTWTELTCHSRCQLPDHLSYVWYNKNKPVGRKKYFHLQHFNPEDSYHCAIEGQERFPSPTLYYPSDAPKPPSVSVSPSGEIMEGSSVTLTCSSDANPAAKYTWYKRSGHKQDQRLSEETQFVLSSIRSSDSGEFYCTAENELGRSSANIFITVTYAPKPPSVSVSPSGEIMEGSSVTLTCSSDANPAANYTWYKEDRALLHGPEGIYRLSSISSGDSGVYSCKSENQYGRITSTSLHLDVQWHSVILSFCFLNDTSPFRCKLIENRFLQASSNLLRVALGLTDDSLVRQRLVALQSLEYTAQHLNMLFKRPREADDIIKIRDATLIPKRVKHFLHASLEGCWCN; this is encoded by the exons aTGAAACAACAGAAGATGAAGAAAGGAGCATCTTATACAGGTTATTTTCATCGTTCAGCcagagtttcctgtgctgttaaaggactCGAGGATTTCCGCTCTACGTCAATGT tggtaaggAGTCTGATTGACTGgagtgtgagttacacttctactgagatctgtgccttcagaggatcaacagtggacattaactgtatCTATACATATCCATCCTGGTGGAATGGCCTTCATACTACAGTTAAcaaaactttctggttcattaaagtgagtaatgggattcacgttgatctaaggactgatccggagtattcaggtcgtgtggagaatctctgtggaaacaacaagtgcactctgagaatctctaacctgagagagagcgactcagctgtgtacaagttcatgttcacaacaaaccaacctactgggaatttaactggttcagctggagtcactctgaaTGTCACAG accctcagctccaggtacatgtgaggagatcaacagccaatccatcttctacctggacagagctgacctgtcacagcaggtgtcagctccctgatcatctttcctacgtttggtacaataagaataaacctgttggacgaaaaaaatactttcacctccaACACTTTAATCCTgaagacagctatcactgtgctatagaaggacaggagcgtttcccttctcctacaTTGT actatccttcagatgctccaaagcctccctctgtgtcagtgagtccctctggtgagatcatggagggcagctcagtgactctgacctgcagcagtgatgctaacccagcagctaaatacacctggtacaagagaAGTGGACACAAACAAGATCAACGTCTCAGTGAAGAGACACAATTTGTCCTCAGCTCCATACGGTCGTCAGACTCTGGAGAGTTTTActgcacagctgagaatgagCTGGGAAGGAGTTCAGCAAACATCTTTattactgtgacat acgctccaaagcctccctctgtgtcagtgagtccctctggtgagatcatggagggcagctcggtgactctgacctgcagcagtgatgctaacccagcagctaactacacctggtacaaggaggaccGAGCTCTGCTTCATGGACCAGAGGGCATTTatcgtctctcctccatcagctctggggACAGCGGGGTCTACTCCTGCAAGTCTGAGAATCAGTACGGACGGATCACCTCCACGTCTCTACACTTAGACGTCCAAT GGCACTCTGTCATCTTGTCCTTCTGCTTCCTCAACGACACTTCCCCTTTCAGATGCAAGCTCATCGAGAACAGGTTCCTCCAGGCAAGCTCCAATCTGCTCCGGGTGGCTTTGGGTCTCACAGACGACTCTTTG GTGCGACAGAGGTTGGTTGCTCTACAG